One stretch of Balneolaceae bacterium DNA includes these proteins:
- a CDS encoding MarR family transcriptional regulator: MADPQDVSYSRKIAFTEKISVIFEEAGEPRISGQILGWLLVCDPPEQSFSQLVEHLQVSKGSISTMTRRLLQSGLIVKTRKQGERQVYFRLAENAWSRVMEHRLKFAHTLRDMAGEWLEGEEGRSKGDSDRAGEAAGENTGKDAGQNAVDTSRLREMHAFHQFVSEKLEETIEEYNNKRDTK, translated from the coding sequence ATGGCCGACCCCCAAGACGTCAGCTATAGCCGTAAAATCGCCTTCACCGAGAAGATCAGTGTTATATTCGAGGAGGCGGGAGAACCGCGCATCAGCGGTCAGATTCTGGGTTGGCTGCTGGTCTGCGACCCGCCGGAGCAGTCCTTTTCACAGCTTGTGGAGCACCTGCAGGTCAGCAAGGGTTCCATCAGCACCATGACGCGCAGGCTGCTTCAGTCGGGCCTCATCGTAAAAACGCGCAAGCAGGGGGAGCGGCAGGTCTATTTCCGTCTGGCTGAGAATGCCTGGAGCCGGGTGATGGAGCATCGTCTGAAATTTGCCCATACGCTGCGTGACATGGCGGGCGAGTGGCTGGAAGGGGAGGAGGGGCGCAGCAAAGGCGATTCAGATAGAGCTGGAGAAGCTGCAGGAGAAAATACCGGCAAGGACGCGGGGCAGAACGCCGTAGACACCTCCCGCCTGCGGGAAATGCACGCATTTCACCAATTTGTCTCTGAAAAGCTGGAGGAGACTATCGAGGAGTACAACAATAAGCGGGACACAAAATAG